The following are encoded together in the Pontibacter liquoris genome:
- a CDS encoding DMT family transporter: protein MLTLIWGTSFILMKKGLVVYSSDELGALRMVIACAALLPFAIRGLKTVEPGNWKYLLGSGMLGNFIPAFLFAYAETRLASGLAGVLNSLTALFTLLVGALFFRQAITWMRMVGILIGIAGTVLLIFSGNGSGDLDNKYYGLYIVLATICYGASVNIIKHRLQGMKPILISSLAMLTVGPIALVYLFSTNFLYKLQHVPGAWEALLYIAILATFSTAIALILFNKLIHISTTIFASSATYLIPIVALMWGVLDGETIQLWHYIGMVVILAGVFVVNKAK from the coding sequence GTGCTCACGCTGATCTGGGGAACCTCTTTTATTTTGATGAAGAAAGGCCTGGTGGTGTACTCGTCCGACGAGCTGGGTGCCCTGCGGATGGTGATCGCCTGCGCGGCCCTGCTGCCTTTTGCTATCCGCGGATTAAAAACGGTGGAGCCGGGCAATTGGAAGTACCTGCTGGGTAGCGGCATGCTGGGCAATTTTATCCCGGCTTTTTTGTTTGCCTATGCCGAAACACGCCTAGCCAGCGGACTGGCCGGCGTGCTAAACTCCCTGACGGCGCTCTTTACGCTGCTGGTAGGCGCGCTGTTTTTCAGGCAGGCCATTACCTGGATGCGCATGGTGGGCATTCTGATCGGCATTGCCGGCACGGTGCTGCTTATCTTTTCGGGCAATGGCAGCGGCGACCTCGACAACAAGTACTATGGCCTGTATATTGTGCTGGCCACCATCTGCTACGGCGCCAGCGTCAACATCATCAAGCATCGCCTGCAGGGCATGAAACCAATCCTGATTTCCAGCCTGGCCATGCTCACGGTAGGCCCCATTGCGCTTGTTTATCTTTTCTCCACTAACTTCCTCTACAAACTGCAGCATGTGCCCGGCGCCTGGGAAGCGCTGTTATACATTGCCATACTTGCTACCTTCAGCACTGCCATCGCCCTGATCCTGTTCAACAAGCTCATCCATATTTCCACTACCATTTTCGCCAGCTCGGCTACTTACCTCATCCCAATCGTGGCGCTGATGTGGGGCGTGCTCGACGGCGAAACCATCCAGCTCTGGCATTACATCGGCATGGTGGTTATCCTGGCAGGTGTTTTTGTGGTGAATAAGGCAAAGTAG
- the dusB gene encoding tRNA dihydrouridine synthase DusB: protein MVKIANIELGEFPLLLAPMEDVSDPPFRKVCKANGADLMYTEFISSEGLIRDAAKSIQKLDIFDYERPIGIQIFGSDIDSMREAAIVSSQAGPDLIDINYGCPVKNVACKGAGAALLRDIPKMVKMTEEIVKATHLPVTVKTRLGWDEDTKYIVETAERLQDIGIQALSIHGRTRVQMYKGEADWTLIADVKNNPRMKIPIFGNGDIDSPQKALEYKNKYGVDGIMIGRASIGHPWIFNEIKHYMKTGQELAPPTLEERVEVCRQHFTHSLEWKGDKLGIFEMRRHYTNYFRGLSHFKPLRMRLVQSEDINEIYDTLDEIAQTMSYV, encoded by the coding sequence TTGGTAAAGATAGCGAACATAGAACTGGGTGAGTTTCCGTTGCTGCTGGCTCCAATGGAGGATGTAAGTGATCCGCCATTCCGGAAAGTGTGCAAAGCCAATGGCGCTGACCTGATGTATACGGAGTTTATATCCTCTGAGGGTTTGATACGTGATGCAGCGAAAAGCATACAAAAATTGGACATCTTTGATTACGAGCGTCCCATCGGTATTCAGATTTTCGGCTCTGATATTGACTCCATGCGCGAGGCGGCTATCGTTTCCTCGCAGGCAGGCCCGGACCTGATCGACATCAATTATGGCTGCCCGGTAAAGAACGTGGCCTGCAAAGGCGCCGGTGCGGCTCTGCTGCGCGACATCCCGAAGATGGTAAAAATGACCGAGGAGATCGTGAAAGCCACCCACCTGCCGGTAACGGTAAAAACTCGCCTGGGCTGGGACGAAGACACCAAGTATATTGTGGAAACCGCCGAACGCCTGCAGGATATTGGCATACAAGCGCTCAGCATACATGGCCGCACCCGCGTGCAGATGTATAAAGGCGAGGCCGACTGGACCCTGATTGCGGATGTGAAAAACAACCCGCGCATGAAGATACCGATCTTTGGCAACGGCGACATTGACTCGCCGCAGAAGGCGCTGGAATATAAAAACAAGTATGGCGTGGATGGCATCATGATCGGCAGGGCAAGTATAGGCCATCCGTGGATCTTTAACGAGATCAAGCATTATATGAAAACCGGCCAGGAGCTGGCACCGCCAACCCTGGAGGAGCGCGTGGAAGTATGCCGCCAGCATTTTACGCACTCGCTGGAGTGGAAAGGCGACAAGCTGGGCATTTTTGAAATGCGCCGCCACTATACCAATTACTTCCGTGGTCTGTCGCACTTCAAGCCACTGCGCATGCGCCTGGTGCAGTCAGAAGACATCAATGAGATCTACGACACGCTGGACGAGATCGCCCAGACCATGAGCTATGTATAA
- a CDS encoding CPBP family intramembrane glutamic endopeptidase yields the protein MKGFISKDAHPMLVLLLLIAFMIGGIFVAYFLYSVLGEPLYGVSIFQLADTLANPTANPNAAAALMFYQGITSFFMFIVAPLFLLLAMGYHLGPYLSWKERPAFLLVLLSGLLIILIMPFNSLVINWNAGIHFPEFLKGFEEWARTEERQAEQMTKLLADFSTLPLLLVGLVVIAVIPAIGEELIFRGVLQRQLHRWTGNMHVAVWVAALVFAAIHVQFFGFVPRAILGALFGYLYFWSGRLIVPMIAHFVNNGFTVFLLYLQQTKQMTGFDVESTEAMPWYTVLLSVVLSAAVLYYLYQRFMDLPVRPEGMAEVEVAREEENI from the coding sequence ATGAAAGGTTTCATCTCGAAGGACGCACACCCAATGCTGGTGCTATTATTACTGATTGCATTTATGATAGGAGGCATTTTTGTCGCCTACTTTCTTTATAGTGTGCTCGGAGAGCCTTTGTATGGTGTAAGTATTTTTCAGCTGGCTGATACGCTGGCAAACCCTACGGCTAACCCCAATGCCGCAGCAGCGCTGATGTTTTACCAGGGTATCACCTCTTTTTTTATGTTTATCGTGGCACCGCTTTTTCTGTTGCTGGCCATGGGCTACCATTTGGGGCCCTACCTGAGCTGGAAAGAGCGCCCCGCGTTTTTGCTGGTGCTGCTCAGCGGCCTGCTCATTATACTCATCATGCCCTTCAACTCGCTGGTGATCAACTGGAACGCTGGTATCCACTTTCCCGAGTTTTTAAAAGGCTTTGAGGAGTGGGCACGCACCGAAGAGCGCCAGGCTGAGCAAATGACCAAACTGCTGGCCGACTTCAGCACATTGCCACTCCTGCTGGTGGGCCTTGTGGTGATTGCCGTGATACCGGCCATTGGCGAGGAGCTGATCTTCAGGGGTGTATTGCAGCGCCAGCTGCACCGCTGGACGGGCAACATGCATGTGGCCGTTTGGGTGGCTGCACTGGTGTTTGCCGCCATACATGTGCAATTCTTCGGGTTTGTTCCCCGTGCTATACTTGGTGCCCTGTTCGGATATTTATACTTTTGGTCGGGCCGCCTTATTGTGCCCATGATCGCTCACTTTGTGAACAACGGCTTTACCGTGTTTCTGCTCTACCTGCAGCAAACCAAGCAAATGACCGGCTTTGATGTGGAGAGTACCGAGGCCATGCCCTGGTATACGGTCCTGCTCTCGGTGGTGCTGAGCGCAGCCGTGTTATACTACCTTTACCAGCGCTTTATGGACCTGCCGGTGCGCCCCGAGGGCATGGCCGAAGTAGAAGTAGCCCGCGAAGAAGAGAATATATAA
- a CDS encoding phosphatidate cytidylyltransferase has protein sequence MNKKIATLSNFQQRTIIGVLGAAVFIGGILLNEWTYFVLFLGLTLLGIAEFYRLVAVQGVKPNRGLGLSLGALLFVSVFLIEKEAMPPELLFLSLPVLFLAFILELYRKQEEPFTNIAYTILGVAYVAGPFSLLHLLGYLQRDYYRWQPILGLLLLIWAADTGAYICGKSFGKHKLFARISPGKTWEGWAGGTLLSVVVSYVLSLFFTELELYQWIGIALIVGIFGVLGDLTESLLKRSLGVKDSGTLLPGHGGILDRFDSLLMAIPFIVAFLKIF, from the coding sequence ATGAACAAAAAAATAGCCACCCTTAGCAACTTTCAGCAACGAACGATTATTGGCGTACTGGGCGCCGCCGTTTTCATAGGCGGCATTCTGCTTAACGAGTGGACCTACTTTGTGCTGTTTCTGGGCCTCACGCTGCTGGGCATCGCCGAGTTTTACAGGTTGGTAGCCGTGCAGGGCGTTAAGCCCAACCGCGGCCTGGGCTTAAGCCTGGGAGCGTTGCTTTTTGTGTCAGTATTCCTCATCGAAAAGGAAGCCATGCCTCCGGAGCTGCTCTTTCTTTCGCTACCGGTGCTTTTCCTGGCTTTTATTCTGGAGCTCTACCGCAAGCAGGAGGAGCCGTTTACCAACATTGCCTATACTATATTGGGCGTGGCGTACGTAGCCGGTCCGTTTTCGCTGCTGCACCTGCTGGGCTACCTGCAACGCGATTATTACCGCTGGCAACCCATCCTGGGCTTGTTGCTGCTGATCTGGGCAGCTGATACAGGCGCTTATATTTGTGGCAAAAGCTTTGGCAAGCACAAGCTGTTTGCACGCATTTCGCCGGGCAAAACCTGGGAAGGATGGGCCGGCGGCACGCTGCTCTCAGTGGTTGTGAGTTATGTGCTATCGCTGTTCTTTACCGAGCTAGAGCTCTACCAATGGATTGGCATTGCCCTGATCGTGGGTATTTTCGGTGTTTTAGGCGATCTGACCGAGTCGCTGCTCAAGCGCAGCCTGGGCGTAAAGGACTCGGGCACACTGCTTCCGGGCCATGGCGGTATCCTCGACCGCTTCGACAGCCTGCTGATGGCTATCCCGTTCATCGTGGCTTTCCTTAAAATATTCTAA
- a CDS encoding Glu/Leu/Phe/Val family dehydrogenase: MLYKEPAPIKDRENPFESMMSRFNIAAEVLGLDEETYNVLKSPTRQVIVNIPVTMDDGKVRVFEGYRVIHSTILGPSKGGIRYAPDVFLDEVKALAAWMTWKCAVVDIPYGGAKGGIICDPYSMSAGEIERLTRAYTQSLIDIFGPDQDIPAPDMGTGPREMAWLMDEYSKTKGSTVHAVVTGKPLVLGGSLGRVEATGRGVMVSAMAAMEKLGMDPAKSTAAVQGFGNVGSWAAKLMADRGVKILGVSDVSGAYWNEKGINIDDAIEYKNGNNGRLEGFKGAEQMDPDELLTSKVDVLVPAAVEDVITIHNVEKIQAKLIVEGANGPTSYKADKIINEKGIMVVPDILANSGGVTVSYFEWVQNRMGFKWTIDRVNERAERIMKESFERVYAASQKYNVPMRIAAYIVAIDKVAMTYKYRGGF; the protein is encoded by the coding sequence ATGTTATATAAAGAGCCTGCGCCGATAAAAGATAGGGAAAATCCTTTCGAATCGATGATGTCGCGTTTCAACATTGCTGCTGAAGTGCTGGGGTTAGATGAAGAGACATACAACGTCCTTAAATCCCCTACACGTCAGGTTATCGTAAATATTCCGGTTACCATGGATGATGGTAAAGTACGCGTGTTCGAAGGATACCGTGTGATTCACTCCACCATTCTGGGACCGTCTAAAGGCGGTATCCGCTACGCGCCGGATGTGTTTCTGGACGAAGTAAAGGCACTTGCTGCCTGGATGACCTGGAAGTGTGCCGTGGTGGATATTCCTTATGGCGGAGCGAAGGGGGGCATTATCTGCGACCCGTACTCGATGTCTGCCGGCGAAATAGAGCGTCTGACAAGAGCGTATACCCAATCATTGATTGATATTTTTGGTCCGGATCAGGATATTCCGGCGCCTGACATGGGCACCGGCCCCCGCGAGATGGCCTGGCTGATGGACGAATACTCCAAGACAAAAGGCTCTACCGTGCACGCGGTGGTAACGGGCAAGCCGCTGGTATTGGGTGGCTCGCTGGGCCGCGTAGAAGCAACCGGCCGTGGCGTGATGGTGTCGGCGATGGCTGCTATGGAAAAGCTGGGCATGGATCCTGCAAAATCTACGGCTGCCGTGCAGGGGTTTGGAAATGTGGGCTCGTGGGCTGCTAAACTGATGGCTGACCGTGGCGTGAAGATACTGGGCGTAAGTGATGTGAGCGGCGCCTACTGGAATGAAAAGGGCATCAACATTGATGACGCTATCGAGTACAAGAACGGCAACAATGGCCGCCTGGAAGGCTTTAAAGGTGCCGAGCAAATGGACCCGGATGAGCTACTGACTTCTAAAGTAGATGTGCTGGTGCCAGCTGCAGTGGAAGATGTGATCACCATCCATAACGTAGAGAAGATACAGGCCAAGCTGATTGTGGAAGGCGCTAACGGGCCAACGTCTTACAAAGCCGATAAGATCATCAACGAAAAAGGCATTATGGTGGTGCCTGATATCCTGGCCAACTCCGGTGGGGTAACGGTGTCTTACTTTGAGTGGGTGCAGAACCGTATGGGCTTTAAATGGACGATAGACCGCGTAAATGAGCGTGCCGAGCGTATCATGAAAGAGTCTTTTGAGCGGGTGTATGCTGCCTCGCAGAAGTATAATGTACCTATGCGTATTGCCGCCTATATTGTCGCTATTGATAAAGTTGCCATGACCTACAAATACCGTGGCGGCTTCTAA
- a CDS encoding GNAT family N-acetyltransferase, producing the protein MIEVIRYSAKYKTDWDAFVRNSRNGTFLFYRDYMDYHAHRFTDHSLLFYQGGKLVALLPANETGTEITSHGGLTYGGMLSDWRMKTEGMLAMFVALRLYFKARGFQVLRYKAIPHIYHQAPAEEDLYALFRNGAQLYRRDVSAVIELANSLGSSSLRKRKLKQAPLLHLAHAQEAQSYRQFMQLMQELLATKYNVAPVHSPEEMIRLARQFPANIKLYTATVGAEMLAGILLYETATVAHCQYIGTTARGREVAALDVLVNWLLTEVYAQHRYFDFGISTEQQGQYLNSGLIRNKESYGARAVVYDFYEMLF; encoded by the coding sequence ATGATCGAAGTTATCCGGTATAGCGCGAAGTATAAAACCGATTGGGATGCCTTTGTGCGCAATTCCAGGAACGGCACTTTTCTGTTCTACCGCGATTACATGGATTATCATGCCCATCGGTTTACAGACCACTCGCTACTATTTTACCAGGGGGGCAAACTGGTAGCGCTGCTGCCGGCAAATGAAACGGGTACGGAGATCACCTCGCATGGCGGCCTGACTTACGGCGGCATGCTCAGCGACTGGCGCATGAAAACAGAAGGAATGCTGGCCATGTTCGTTGCGCTGCGCTTATACTTTAAAGCGCGTGGCTTTCAGGTGCTCAGGTATAAGGCTATTCCGCACATCTACCACCAGGCGCCGGCAGAAGAAGACCTGTATGCCCTGTTTAGAAATGGCGCGCAGCTTTACAGGCGGGATGTAAGCGCCGTGATTGAGCTGGCCAACAGCCTGGGAAGCAGCAGCCTGCGCAAGCGGAAGCTAAAGCAGGCGCCCTTGCTGCATCTGGCGCATGCGCAGGAAGCGCAAAGTTACCGGCAGTTTATGCAACTCATGCAGGAGCTGCTTGCCACCAAGTATAACGTGGCGCCGGTGCACTCTCCGGAAGAAATGATCCGGTTGGCCCGGCAGTTTCCGGCTAACATCAAACTCTATACGGCCACCGTAGGAGCGGAAATGCTGGCCGGCATCCTGCTCTACGAGACCGCTACCGTGGCGCATTGCCAGTACATTGGTACTACCGCCCGCGGGCGGGAGGTGGCCGCGTTGGATGTGCTGGTAAACTGGCTGCTGACAGAAGTATACGCGCAGCATCGGTACTTCGACTTTGGCATTTCTACCGAACAGCAGGGCCAATACCTCAACAGCGGCCTCATTCGAAACAAGGAAAGCTACGGCGCCCGCGCAGTGGTGTACGATTTTTATGAAATGCTTTTCTGA